The Coriobacteriia bacterium DNA window AGGCCGCAGATCGTGGGGATTCGCAGCTCGCCCTCGGGCAGGTCGACCGTGAGCATTGCGCGTGCCTGGTCGGTCCGGCGCGTCACGGCGTAAACCATCTTGACGCCGGGTGTCTCGATGGGAAGCTCGGCGGCAGTCAGCAGCGAGAGGTGTGTGAAGCCGCGGTCCTTCAGCTCGCCGAGCACACCGCGAAGCTCGCCCGGCGTTGTGCGCGCGATCTTGAGCGCCTCGGAGCCGAGGATACCGACGTCGGAGACGCCCGAGATCCCCTCGAAGACGGTTGCGGCGCCCGTGGTCGAGAGCGGCGTCACTCGGCCGCTCCTGCCGAGGGCTGCTTGTTCTCGGCCGCGAAGACCTCGGCGGCAGAGAGTTCGCCCGCTGCGTTGCGCTCCATGACCATGAGCAGCGCATTCATGAGCGCTTCGGGGCGAGGTGGGCAGCCTGGGACGTAGACGTCGACCGGGATGATCTGATCGACGCCTTGGACCACGTTGTAGCCGTCGGCGAACGGACCGCCGCTCACGGCACACGAGCCCATGGCGATGACGTACTTGGGAAGCGACATCTGCTCGTAGAGCAGTTTGACGCGCGGGGCAATCTTGATGTTGATGGTGCCGGCCACGATCATGCAGTCGGCTTGACGCGGAGAGTTGCGGAAGAAGATGCCGTAGCGCTCGGTGTCGTAGCGCGCGCTTCCTACCGTCATCATCTCTATGGCGCAGCAGGCAGTGC harbors:
- a CDS encoding NADH-quinone oxidoreductase subunit B, with product MVDEESKILVAPLQFLMNWARGHSMWPLTFGTACCAIEMMTVGSARYDTERYGIFFRNSPRQADCMIVAGTINIKIAPRVKLLYEQMSLPKYVIAMGSCAVSGGPFADGYNVVQGVDQIIPVDVYVPGCPPRPEALMNALLMVMERNAAGELSAAEVFAAENKQPSAGAAE